AATTGCGACGGGGAAAGCGGACACGTGTACTCTGACCCTTATGGTAATTCGAGCGGCACCCTCGGCGGCAGCCCCTACCACAGCTACTCCGACCCCTACGGCAACGCTAGCGGTAGTATAGGCTCTCAGCAGTTTCACTCATATAGCGACCCTTACGGGAACACTTCAGGCAGTTTTGGTGGGCAACCCTATCATTCGTACAGCGACCCATATGGGAACACCAGCGGGTCGATTGGGGGGCAACAGTTTCACTGTTATTCTGATCCTTACGGGAATACCACATGCCACTAGAGTCGCAAAGCCGCGACGCGCAGGGAGGAATGGCGACATTGAGCCTCAACGCGACGCCCCTTTAGGTTCAGATGCCGACAAAACCCGATTGGACGTTCATAAACACCTTTGCGGGATGGCTCTCTGCGGTCGGTACGCTGCTAGCCGTCATTGTTTCCCTCTATCTCTCTCGGCGCGATTCACGTATTCGACTGCACGTGAACGTGGGGATTCGAAAGATCTTCATCGGAACAGGGAAGCACGTTGTCAAGAACGCGCCGGATTTTATCGTGATAGCGGTTACGAATGTCGGAAGAAGGACAGCCAATGTAACTGGACTATTCTGGAAAAACTGGTTGATACGACGACAGTACCTATATCAGATACCAGGCGAGGCCCCGCTTTCCGCACAGATTCCCGCGAAGCTTGGCGATGGAGATGAGGCAGACTTCACGGTGTCTCTTGAAGCGTTTGCGGCTACGAACGACCCCGGCGAGTTCGCGCGACGGTGCCTACCTCGGCCTAGAATATTGACGGCGCGTTTCCTGAGAATGCAGGTTCGCACCTCTACCCGTCATACGTTCAGCGTGGCTATCGAGAAGGAATTGAGGCAGCGGTTAGTGCAGTGGGTGAAAGAGAAGCGCCCTTCATCACCACCCGCCGAAGCGCCTTAACCGCCGCGTCCAATGGTTGGGTCGCCTGGTGTCATGGATTTGCGGCCTTGACTCAAACCGATCTTGAGTTCTCCAGGTAACGCCGCGGCCGCGCGTCTTTGTAGTCTCGCTGCCAGGGCTTTGCCCATACTTGCGGGATGAACGGCAAACGAATCGCGCTCGCGATGCGTCAGCCGGCGATTCTGCCCGTAGTATGGATCTGCTCACGGCCGCGATGTTCCCGCGACTCAAGAAACGAGCGGTGCTATAAGGATTACTGGCAGCGACCGTCGAGAGAAGGAGGCATGAGCGATGCTCTACATCGCATTCATCAAGAGCAGGCCGGGATCCGCGACCGATGTCGACATCATCGCAAAATCGCGCAAATGATGGAACGAGGGCGCAAAGCCGCCCGGGTTGAAGACCATCGGCTTTTACGGAGTGCTGAGCAGCAATACTCCGGACGTAATGGTGTTCGAGTCGTCCAATCACGACGACATCCGCGCGATGATCGAGTACTGGCGCGACGTCTCGTTCGAAGTTCATCCGGCGGTCGACATGGCGCGAGTCTTCCACGCCCAGGGCATGGACGTCTCGTAGCCCGCGGCCAGACACCGCGAAGTCGCGATTCACGCTACGCGCCGCAACACGGCCATCGCGTGTCCCGAGAGGTGAACCCGCTCCTCGAATGAGTATGATCGCAGGCGCTGCGGCGCCGTCGCATCCGCGGTGTCGAGGATGAGCGTCCACTCGCGCCCCCATTTTTTCGGCGGCAGCTTGAATTCCATGGGCTCGCGATATGAGTTGAACATCACAAAGAAGCTGTCATCAGCAATTCGGGCGCCGGCGCGATCGCGTTCAGTTACCGCTTTTCCGTTCATGAACGCGCCGAGCGTTTTCGCGTATCCGACACCCCAGTCACCGGAGGTCATCTCGGCGCCGTCGGGCCGGAACCATTCGAGATCTTTCGGCCGCCCGCCCTTCGCAGGGGCGCCGGTGAACCATCCCCGGCGCCGGAAGATCGGATGCTCGCGGCGAAGCTGGATCAGCCGCCGGGTGAAATCGATCAGCGTCGCGTCGGCGCTATCCCAATCGATCCATGAAATCGGATTGTCCTGGCAGTAGGCGTTATTGTTGCCGCGCTGGGTGCGGCCGAGTTCGTCACCGGCCAGCATCATCGGTACGCCCTGCGACAGCAACAGGGTCGCAAGGAAGTTGCGCTTTTGCTGCTCGCGAAGCGCGCGAATTGCGGGATCCTCGCTCGGTCCTTCGACGCCGCAATTCCACGATCGATTCTGACTGTCGCCGTCGCGGTTATCCTCGCCATTCGCCTCGTTGTGCTTATCATCGTACGAAACGAGGTCGGCGAGCGTGAAGCCGTCGTGCGCGGTGACAAAGTTGATGCTGGCCAGCGGCGCGCGGCCGCCGGCGCGGTACAGATCCGAACTGCCGGTGACCCGCGATGCAAACTCGCCCATCGAATAGCCGGCGCCGCGCCAGAAATCGCGCACGCTGTCGCGGTATTTGGCGTTCCATTCCTTCCAGTTGACCGGAAAACCGGCGACCCGGTAGCCGCCATCGCCGACGTCCCACGGCTCCGCGATCAACCTGGCCGCCGAGACCACCGGGTCCTGCGCAATCGCCGCAAAAAACGGGCTGGCCGCGAATTCGCCGCGCGCTCCGCGCGCAAGTGTGGTCGCAAGGTCGAAGCGGAATCCGTCCACGTGCATCTCGAGTATCCAGTAGCGCAGGCTGTCCATTACCATTTGGAGAACCCGCGAGTGTGTCAGGTCGAGTGAGTTCCCGGTGCCGGTGTAATCCTCGCATCGGCCGCTGCCATCGCTGCGCAGCCGATAGTAAGTCGCATTGTCGATTCCGCGAAAACAAATCGTGGGCCCGCGCTCATCGCCCTCGCCCGAATGGTTGTAAACGACGTCGAGGATCACCTCGATTCCCGCGCGGTGCAATGCCTTCACCATCGCCTTGAATTCCGTGACGCAGCTGCCGGCCGCAGCGCCGGCGGCGAAGCGGATGTCGGGCGCAAAATAGCCAATCGAATTATATCCCCAATAGTTAGTTAGTCCGGTTTTGAACAAGCGGTGTTCGGGGGCGGTCTGATGCACCGGCATCAATTCAACCGCGTTCACGCCGAGCGAGGTCAGGTGCCGGATGACGGCCGGCGACGCGAGCGCCGCAAATTTGCCTCGAATCCGGCGCGGCACTTCGGGATGCAGCGCGGTCATCCCCTTCACGTGCGCCTCGTAGATGACGAGATCCTCCCACGGAATTGCGGGCCTGCGATCTCCATCCCAGTCATACGCCGAATCGACTACCACGCACTTGGGCATCGCGGGCGCGCTGTTGCGCAGATCCAGAGGGGGCGCAGCGTCAACGGCGGTCGAGCGATAGCCGACCATCGAATCGTGCCATCGAGGGGTGCGATCGAGCGCCCGCGCATACGGATCGAGCAGGAGCTTGGCGGAGTTGAAGCGATGTCCCGCGGGGGGATCGTAGGGACCGCTGACGCGATAGCCATAACGCTGACCGGCCCGAGCGCCGCGAACATAGGCGTGCCAGATGTGTTCGGTGCGCTCGACCAGCGGGATTCGCGCGATCTCGGCGTTTCCAGCAACAGCGCCGCCGCCGAACAGGCACAGCATCGCGCCGGTCGCGTGCTCGGAAAATATCGAAAAGTTCACACCCGCACCGTCACAGGTCGCGCCAAGCGGATAAGGCACGCCGGGCAGAGTTTCAAATTTTGTTTTCGGCATTTTGAAGATGACACTAATGGCAAGCCGTACCGATGATGGCAACCGTTGCGGTATTTCGGAACGGCTCGACGGGCCTGGGCGCGCCACACAGCATCAAGGCCGCTCTAAGTCCACAATGAAAGGCTTGACTAACCGTAAACAAATGTTAAACAATACCGCCCACGACAGCGTCGGGTACAACAATTTCGCGCAGCGGGCGAGTCAGTAAAACTCCGCGGGCGCGACGATGCGTGAGAGTCACCTGACTTCGTTGGCGCCGGATTGGACCACGGCGCCGTCGAAGTCCGCCTCCCGCATCGCCGCCGACGCGTGTCGGCGGCGGCGCGGCCAGCCACGGTGCGGTCAGCCGGGCCTTTCGGACACATCCGATTGGTCGCGGCGTCGGGAAGTTGACTCAAAAGCGCACTTGCAAAGTTGCAAGTGTGCACCTCCACACTATTATTGGTACGGCATCCGGTTGCGCTATCTATAGGTAGTCTGGCATATGATTTGCTGTCTCAATCCCAATATAAACGGGTTTTGAAAAGCAAAGTGAGCCACTTAGAATAAACTCCCTGTCACGCCAGCTAGAGTTGCATTTCGACTTCGTGGTCGTCTTATGAGCGCAGCCCTGACCTCATCGTCTGCCTCGGCTAAACGAATGCCGTCGCGAGAACTTGCGGCGCTGGAAACTCGTGAAGTTGACCATCTCGTTTCCAGGCTGCTCGCCGAGATCAAGGTCCCGTTCGACTCGCTCGGGACCCGGGTCCTCAATCAGCTTTCTGACCTGAAAAAGATTCTATCCGCCGACTATGTGGATGTGCCCGCGCTTCCATCCAAGCCTCTGCTCAAGGAATTGGCGAAAATAATCGACAATGACATCAAGCGACACACCTCGGCATACGCCGGCCTGGCGGATCTCGGCAGCCCGCAATTGCTCGGTTACCTGAGCAAATTGTTCGGCCCGCGCGAAGTCGAACTGCGGGCAAAACCTTATCGCACCGGCGCCGGGCTCGCGCTGCGCGGATTTTACTGCCGTGCCAAGCTTGGCAACAAAAGCAAGTTCGTGATCTTCGTCAACACCGCGCATCATCCCGGCGCGGTCGCTGCGACACTCGGCCATGAACTCGGCCACTACATCTATGGCTCGTTCGTGGGAGAAAAGGCCGCCCACACGGCATTCATGGAAGGCGCGTTCGCCAATCATCTGCTCGAAGAGGATGAACTGTTTGCCGACAGTCTGGTCGCGCTGGCGGCCTACAGCCCGGAATTGATCAAAAAGATCGGTGGCCTTTCGCAACTGAGGCCGGGCTTCTCGGACGATCTATTCAACCGGATAAAGTCCGCCTACGAGCTGATCGGATCGCGTTACGGCCTCGATCTCGCCAAGGGCAAGATGGCGGCGGCGTGGCGCGTCCGATACCTCACTTCGATGGCTCACTTCTTCAAGCTGCGCTGCGCGCTCTACAAGTCGGCGGGAGTCTGAACTTTACAAAAAGGGGACAAAGCGGCCGCTCGCCGAAGTCAGACGGGCGGCATCGCTTTATCTGCCGCCCGATAATCTAAAGTGATTTACCTTTCCCCCGCGCGCACCGGCGTTGGCGACGGCGCCGGCTCCGCAACCAGGCGCGCCGTCATCGGATGCGCCTCGTGCCGAATCAGAATGTCCATGAAGTACTTGTCGGCCATCGCGGCTGCGACCTTGTCTGTCATGTCAGGCGCCGGCTCTAATCGGACCTTGTCGAACTCATTGTCGCCAATCTTCACCTTCACGTAGGGACTCGTCGTGTTTTTCTGAACTCTGCCGAACGATCGATCGCCCAGCCGGACATATAGCTGCCCGTCGATAACGACCAGCCACAGCCTCGACCAGTGCTCGCCCTCCTCGGGCCCGATCGTCATGATCTGGAGCGTGCTCTGGTCGCGCAGCGCGTTCGGATCCCATCCGGGAACGGAGTTGCTTGCAGCGCAAGCCGCACCGATCAGCGCGATCCACAAACCGGCCGCGGCCACGACTAGGTTAACGTTCGTTTTGATCTCCATCAGCTTGCACCGTCAGCCTGCCGGGCAGGAGCGTTAACTCGTTTCGCTTTCCGAAATTCTCGGCGAACACGTCCTTCACACGATTGAATTTAGGATCGCAGGTGCCTTCGATTTTCACCGCCATGAACAACCAACAGGTGGCCGCCGGCTCAGGCGATCGCGCCGCCGCAGCTCGATCCCGCGCCCGCGGTGCATCCGAAACAATGCGACCCGGTCGCGATGCGCGCGCCGGCAAGTTCGCCAGCATCTTCGATGTCCCAGATCGTCGACGCCGCACCGTCACCGAGCGGAATTTCCAGCATCTGATTAAAATCGCAGTCGTAGAGCCGCCCGTCCCATCCGACGCTCACCAGGCTGCGGCACATCAGGGCATCCACGGTCGCGGGGTTGAAGTGATTCACCAGCAAGCTCATGTACGCTGAGTGACCGCCGGTAGTTTTCAACTGGTTGGCGAAGCGGGCGATCGGCATGTTCGTAATTGTCAGCAGGGAATCGAAAACGATCCCGAAATTGCGCGCGAGTTCGTCCCGGTATTGCTGTTCAAGCCCGGCCTGCGGCGGCGGGAGCGACGCTCCAACCGGGTTGTACACGAGATCCAGCCGCAGCTCACCGCTCCCGAACCCGACCGCGTTGAGTTGCTTCAATGCCGCGATGCTCTTGTCGAACACCCCCGCGCCCCGCTGACGATCGGTGTTCTCGGCGGTGTAGCATGGGAGGGAACAAACCAATTCGACACCCTGTCGCCGGTAGAACTCCACCAGCCATTCCATCCCGGGTTCCATCGTCACCGTCAGATTGCATCGAACGATCACCTTGCGGCCAAGCGCACGCGCCCGCTGCACCAGCATCGCAAAGTTCGGGTTCAGTTCCGGCGCGCCGCCGGTGATGTCCAGGGTTCCGACTCGCGGACTCGCCGCGAGCACTTCGATCACTCGCTCGGCCGTCGCACGCGTAATCTGTTCGGTCCGCCGCGGGCCCGCATCGACATGACAGTGATGGCACGCCTGGTTGCACAGCTTGCCGACATTTACCTGGATGGTCGCGGGCGATTTACGGCTGAGCGCGCGAATTCCATGGCGCGCCAGCGCCGCATCGAAGCGCGGACCGGAGAGTGACTCGGATATCGCGGCCATCGCGCGATTCTAGCACGCCCGTCGCGCGGTCGTCACGGGCAAAGTCGTGGCGGCCGCGGACCACGAACGCAACACCAA
This region of Candidatus Binatus sp. genomic DNA includes:
- the glgX gene encoding glycogen debranching protein GlgX — translated: MPKTKFETLPGVPYPLGATCDGAGVNFSIFSEHATGAMLCLFGGGAVAGNAEIARIPLVERTEHIWHAYVRGARAGQRYGYRVSGPYDPPAGHRFNSAKLLLDPYARALDRTPRWHDSMVGYRSTAVDAAPPLDLRNSAPAMPKCVVVDSAYDWDGDRRPAIPWEDLVIYEAHVKGMTALHPEVPRRIRGKFAALASPAVIRHLTSLGVNAVELMPVHQTAPEHRLFKTGLTNYWGYNSIGYFAPDIRFAAGAAAGSCVTEFKAMVKALHRAGIEVILDVVYNHSGEGDERGPTICFRGIDNATYYRLRSDGSGRCEDYTGTGNSLDLTHSRVLQMVMDSLRYWILEMHVDGFRFDLATTLARGARGEFAASPFFAAIAQDPVVSAARLIAEPWDVGDGGYRVAGFPVNWKEWNAKYRDSVRDFWRGAGYSMGEFASRVTGSSDLYRAGGRAPLASINFVTAHDGFTLADLVSYDDKHNEANGEDNRDGDSQNRSWNCGVEGPSEDPAIRALREQQKRNFLATLLLSQGVPMMLAGDELGRTQRGNNNAYCQDNPISWIDWDSADATLIDFTRRLIQLRREHPIFRRRGWFTGAPAKGGRPKDLEWFRPDGAEMTSGDWGVGYAKTLGAFMNGKAVTERDRAGARIADDSFFVMFNSYREPMEFKLPPKKWGREWTLILDTADATAPQRLRSYSFEERVHLSGHAMAVLRRVA
- the arsS gene encoding arsenosugar biosynthesis radical SAM (seleno)protein ArsS (Some members of this family are selenoproteins.); translation: MAAISESLSGPRFDAALARHGIRALSRKSPATIQVNVGKLCNQACHHCHVDAGPRRTEQITRATAERVIEVLAASPRVGTLDITGGAPELNPNFAMLVQRARALGRKVIVRCNLTVTMEPGMEWLVEFYRRQGVELVCSLPCYTAENTDRQRGAGVFDKSIAALKQLNAVGFGSGELRLDLVYNPVGASLPPPQAGLEQQYRDELARNFGIVFDSLLTITNMPIARFANQLKTTGGHSAYMSLLVNHFNPATVDALMCRSLVSVGWDGRLYDCDFNQMLEIPLGDGAASTIWDIEDAGELAGARIATGSHCFGCTAGAGSSCGGAIA